Proteins from a genomic interval of Anas platyrhynchos isolate ZD024472 breed Pekin duck chromosome 4, IASCAAS_PekinDuck_T2T, whole genome shotgun sequence:
- the POLR1A gene encoding DNA-directed RNA polymerase I subunit RPA1 produces the protein MRPPKVVPWWRFARVSFGMYTAEEIRKLSVKAITDPQYLDNVGNPSVNGLYDLALGPPDSKEACATCMQNFSNCPGHFGHIELPLTVYNPLFFDKLYLLIRGSCLNCHMLTCTRAVVHLLLSQLKVLENGLLHAVHDLEVVLNRFLEQSADATALEIEEELNHHVHEMLQSQEPSDQCSNVKNVCECRNKLIAQFWKAHMTSKRCPNCKSRRSLVRKEHNSKLTVTYPSTVYRKSGEKGTVDEPAAIDETQLGKRGYLTPMTAKEFIMSLWKNEGFFLRYLFPGMDSDKSSGFSPDMFFLDLLVVPPSRYRPVNRIGDRMFTNGQTVNLQAVMKDAKLIRKLLVFMAKEQCQPIKTVEGEIQTETSESNEPLDHSVLATIPGQTIADKLYNTWVRLQAHVNIVFDSDMDKLMTEKYPGIRQLLEKKEGLFRKHMMGKRVDFAARSVICPDMYIGTNEIGIPMVFATKLTYPQPVTPWNVKELRQAVINGPKVHPGASMVINEDGSRTVLSASSLTQREAIAKQLLTPSSGAPPTGLKIVCRHIKTGDVLLLNRQPTLHRPSIQAHRARILPGEKVLRLHYANCKAYNADFDGDEMNAHFPQSELGRAEAYTLAFTDEQYLVPKDGKPLPGLIQDHMISGVSMTTRGCFFTREQYMELVYRGLTDKKGRIKVFPPAIMKPQRLWTGKQVVSTLLINIIPENHVPLNLTGKAKIGGKAWIKGPANRCLNLDSMCESQVIIRNGELLCGVLDKAHFGSSAYGLVHCCYEIYGGETSGKVLTCLGRLFTAYLQLYRGFTMGIEDILVKPEADQKRQKIIEKSNQHGIEAVRAALNLPEATSCEEVQGKWQDAHLCKDQRDFNMVDLKFKEEVNNYNNEVNKVCMPLGLHRSFPENNLQLMVQSGAKGSTVNTVQISCLLGQIELEGRRPPLMASGKSLPCFQPYDFSPSSGGFVTGRFLTGIKPSEFFFHCMAGREGLVDTAVKTSRSGYLQRCIIKHLEGLVVQYDLTVRDSDGSVVQFLYGEDGLDIPKTQFLQPEQFPFIAENYEVIQKANHLDEALARMESHQANQQFKAIRKWQARHQNSVQREGGFLMFSQKKMASVKAQMPAGESKNGRDPATLQLLKMWYELDEKKRRKYQKKTNKCPDPSLAVWRPDTHFASVSETFENGVRDYIKKWECENRGSCMQPALSSDRLKDLLYLKWQRSLCDPGEAVGLLAAQSIGEPSTQMTLNTFHFAGRGEMNVTLGIPRLREILMVASANIKTPTMSVPVLNTKKAHKKVKQLKKQLTRVSLAEVLQKVELEESLRVKSKQDKHRLYKIKFHFLPHEYYREEKCVKPRDILHFMETRFFKIVLETIKRKSAKMASFTEVSTRKATRKDLDGDGDKAQNSQEAPEEEEKIVDAEADEGDGDATEAKRRKNQEEEVDYESEEENAEENVAENPEDEEAESDKEERAQGADEGDQNGADGDDPQHLSFMSQTKKERNLLLKSAEMRINAVLNSHPSIQDYTFDTENELWCEVSLALPLMKVYFDLSSLLLSLARNTVIHEVKGITRCLLNESTNKQGEKELILHTEGINLAELFRYSDILDLNRLYSNDIHAMAKHYGIESALRVLIKEIKDVFAVYGIVVDPRHLSLVADYMCFEGVYKPLNRFGIQSSSSPLQQMTFETSYKFLKEATMMGAYDELRSPSACLVLGKVVKGGTGLFDLKQPLT, from the exons ATGAGGCCGCCCAAGGTGGTGCCGTGGTGGCGGTTCGCCAGGGTGTCCTTCGGGATGTACACGGCTGAGGAGATCAG GAAGCTGAGCGTGAAAGCCATAACAGATCCTCAGTACCTGGATAATGTGGGCAATCCGTCCGTCAACGGGCTGTACGATCTGGCGCTGGGACCTCCAGATTCCAAAGAAGCCTGTGCAACTTGCATGCAGAACTTCAGCAACTGCCCGGGTCATTTTGGCCACATAGAGCTGCCTCTGACTGTCTACAACCCTCTGTTTTTTGAT aaattATACCTTCTAATTCGAGGTTCTTGTTTGAACTGTCACATGCTGACATGTACTCGAGCTGTGGTTCACTTACTGCTGAGTCAGCTGAAGGTTCTGGAGAACGGGCTGCTTCATGCTGTCCATGATCTTGAAGTCGTCCTGAACAGG tttttagAGCAAAGTGCAGATGCAACAGCTCTAGAAATTGAAGAAGAGTTAAACCACCATGTCCATGAAATGTTACAAAGCCAAGAACCAAGCGATCAGTGTTCAAAT GTAAAAAATGTTTGTGAGTGTAGAAATAAACTGATAGCACAGTTCTGGAAAGCACATATGACTTCAAAGAGATGCCCAAACTGCAA atctAGAAGGTCACTGGTGCGAAAAGAACATAACAGCAAGCTGACAGTAACTTATCCTTCCACAGTGTATCGTAAGTCAGGAGAGAAAGGCACCGTGGATGAGCCAGCAG ctatTGATGAAACACAATTAGGGAAGAGAGGGTACCTGACACCAATGACTGCCAAGGAGTTCATCATGTCTCTGTGGAAGAATGAAG gtttctttttgCGTTACCTCTTTCCTGGGATGGATTCCGATAAGAGTTCAGGATTTAGTCCAGATATGTTTTTTTTAGATCTGCTTGTAGTTCCGCCTtcaag GTATCGTCCTGTGAATCGTATTGGAGATCGGATGTTCACGAACGGTCAGACTGTCAACCTGCAGGCTGTCATGAAGGATGCCAAACTGATACGGAAGCTCTTGGTTTTCATGGCAAAAGAACAGTGTCAGCCAATTAAAACTGTAGAAGGTGAAATCCAAACA GAAACCAGTGAGAGTAATGAACCTCTGGACCATTCTGTCCTGGCTACAATTCCAGGACAGACGATTGCAGATAAGCTTTACAACACCTGGGTTCGTCTTCAGGCTCACGTCAACATTGTCTTTGACAGTGACATGGACAAACTAATGACTGAAAAGTACCCTGGTATTCGTcag ctattagagaaaaaggaaggactCTTCCGCAAGCACATGATGGGAAAACGTGTGGATTTTGCAGCTCGATCAGTCATTTGCCCTGATATGTACATTGGCACCAATGAAATTGGCATTCCCATg GTATTTGCTACCAAACTGACCTACCCTCAGCCGGTCACTCCCTGGAATGTCAAAGAGCTGAGGCAAGCTGTCATAAACGGCCCAAAGGTTCATCCTGGGGCCTCCATGGTCATTAACGAGGACGGGTCTCGTACGGTGCTGAGTGCCAGCAGCCTGACCCAGAGGGAAGCCATAGCTAAGCAGCTTCTCACCCCTTCCTCAGGTGCACCCCCGACAGGACTGAAGATT GTTTGTCGTCACATTAAAACAGGAGATGTGCTTCTACTGAACCGCCAGCCCACTCTTCACAGACCCTCCATCCAAGCTCACCGGGCCAGAATCCTGCCTGGAGAAAAAGTGCTGAGGCTTCACTACGCCAACTGCAAGGCTTACAATGCTGATTTTGACGGTGACGAAATGAATGCCCATTTTCCACAAAGCGAGCTGGGTAGAGCAGAGGCCTACACTTTGGCCTTCACTGATGAACAGTATCTAGTTCCAAAG GATGGCAAACCACTTCCAGGACTGATCCAGGACCACATGATTTCTGGAGTCAGCATGACAACCCGGGGCTGCTTCTTCACGAGAGAGCAATACATGGAACTTGTTTACCGGGGCCTGACagacaaaaaaggaagaattaaagTATTTCCTCCTGCCATTATGAAACCACAACGACTATGGACGGGAAAGCAG GTTGTTTCTACGTTGCTAATAAACATCATTCCAGAAAATCACGTGCCACTGAATTTGACTGGAAAAGCTAAGATTGGTGGAAAAGCCTGGATAAAGGGACCTGCAAACAGATGTCTAAACCTTGATTCCATGTGTGAATCGCAG gttaTTATTAGAAATGGGGAATTACTTTGTGGCGTGTTGGACAAAGCTCACTTTGGCAGCTCTGCCTATGGCCTGGTCCACTGTTGCTATGAAATCTATGGGGGTGAAACGAGTGGGAAAGTGCTAACGTGTCTGGGACGCCTCTTCACTGCTTATCTGCAGCTCTACAGGGGATTTACAATGG GGATTGAAGATATCTTGGTTAAACCTGAAGCAGATCAGAAGAGACaaaaaatcattgaaaaatCAAACCAGCATGGTATTGAA gctGTTAGAGCTGCTCTTAATTTGCCAGAAGCAACGTCATGTGAGGAGGTCCAAGGGAAATGGCAGGATGCCCATCTCTGCAAAGACCAGAGGGATTTTAACATGGTTGATCTGAAATTCAAGGAGGAAGTAAACAATTACAACAATGAAGTTAACAAG GTTTGTATGCCCCTTGGTCTGCACAGGAGCTTTCCGGAGAACAATTTGCAATTGATGGTACAGTCAGGAGCCAAAGGATCCACTGTAAATACAGTACAG ATCTCTTGTTTGCTGGGCCAGATTGAGCTGGAAGGTCGAAGGCCCCCGCTGATGGCATCTGGCAAGTCTCTGCCGTGTTTCCAACCTTACGATTTCTCCCCTAGCTCAGGAGGATTTGTGACTGGCAGATTTCTCACTGGAATCAAACCATCT GAATTCTTCTTTCACTGCATGGCTGGCAGGGAAGGTCTTGTGGATACAGCTGTCAAAACCAGCCGTTCTGGGTACCTACAAAG GTGTATCATAAAACATCTGGAAGGACTGGTGGTTCAGTATGACCTGACTGTACGTGATAGTGATGGCAGCGTTGTGCAGTTTCTGTATGGAGAAGACGGCCTTGATATCCCTAAAACTCAGTTCTTACAGCCTGAGCAGTTTCCTTTCATTGCTGAGAACTATGAG GTGATCCAGAAGGCAAACCATCTGGATGAAGCTTTAGCAAGGATGGAGTCCCACCAAGCCAACCAGCAGTTCAAAGCCATCAGAAAGTGGCAAGCCAGGCACCAGAACTCTGTGCAAAGAGAAGGAGGTTTTCTGATGTTCTCCCAGAAGAAAATGGCAAGTGTAAAAGCACAGATGCCAGCAGGAGAAAGCAAAAATGGAAGAGATCCTGCTACTTTACAG TTACTGAAGATGTGGTATGAACTAGATGAGAAGAAGCGAAGAAAGTATCAAAAGAAGACCAATAAGTGTCCTGACCCAAGTCTTGCAGTTTGGCGTCCAGATACACATTTTGCATCTGTTTCAGAAACATTCGAAAATGGAGTCAGAGATTATATCAAGAAATGGGAATGTGAGAACAGAGGAAGTTGCATGCAACCAGCACTTTCTTCCGATAG ATTAAAGGATTTGTTGTATTTAAAGTGGCAACGATCTCTTTGTGACccaggagaagctgtgggtCTTCTTGCAGCTCAGAGTATTGGGGAACCTTCCACACAGATGACTCTGAACACCTTCCATTTTGCTGGCAGAGGTGAAATGAATGTGACTTTGGGTATTCCAAG GTTGCGGGAAATACTGATGGTAGCCAGTGCAAATATTAAAACACCAACAATGAGCGTTCCTGTGCTTAATACCAAGAAAGCTCACAAGAAGGTGAAGCAGCTTAAGAAACAGCTCACAAGAGTGAGCTTAGCTGAG GTTTTGCAGAAAGTTGAGTTAGAGGAATCCCTGCGTGTGAAGAGCAAGCAGGACAAGCATCGCCTCTACAAAATCAAATTCCACTTCTTGCCCCATGAGTATTACCGAGAGGAGAAATGTGTGAAGCCCAGGGACATCTTGCACTTCATGGAAACAAG ATTCTTTAAAATTGTCCTGGAAACAATTAAACGGAAGAGTGCGAAGATGGCATCTTTTACTGAAGTCAGCACACGGAAAGCAACTCGGAAGGATTTAGATGGTGACGGAGACAAG GCACAAAATAGTCAGGAAGCTCccgaagaggaagagaagatcGTTGATGCAGAAGCTGATGAAGGGGATGGTGATGCTACAGAAGCAAAACGGAGGAAGAACCAGGAAGAAGAG GTTGATTATGagagtgaagaagaaaatgcagaagaaaatgttgctGAGAATCCAGAAGATGAAGAGGCTGAATCAGATAAAGAAGAGAGGGCTCAAGGTGCAGATGAAGGAGATCAGAATGGAGCAGATGGCGATGATCCTCAACATCTTTCCTTTATGTCTCAGactaaaaaagagagaaatctaTTACTCAAGTCAGCGGAGATGCGAATAAATGCTGTCCTGAACAGTCACCCGTCAATACAGGATTACACGTTTGACACTGAAAATGAACTTTGGTGTGAG gtTTCGTTGGCGCTTCCGCTGATGAAGGTGTACTTCGATCTCTCCTCTTTGCTTCTCTCTCTGGCACGGAACACGGTCATCCATGAAGTGAAGGGGATCACCCGGTGCTTGTTGAATGAAAGTACCAATAAGCAAGGAGAGAAAGAACTCATTCTGCATACTGAGGGGATAAATCTTGCGGAGCTGTTCAGATACTCTGAT atttTGGACCTGAACAGGCTTTATTCCAATGATATTCATGCCATGGCTAAGCATTACGGTATTGAGTCTGCCCTGAGGGTCCttataaaggaaataaaagatgtGTTTGCTGTATATG GTATTGTGGTAGACCCTCGGCACCTTTCACTTGTGGCAGATTACATGTGTTTTGAAGGAGTTTATAAACCGCTGAATCGCTTTGGAATCCAGTCCAGCTCCTCCCCTCTGCAACAGATGACGTTTGAAACCAGTTACAAATTCCTGAAGGAAGCAACAATGATGG